In Tripterygium wilfordii isolate XIE 37 chromosome 15, ASM1340144v1, whole genome shotgun sequence, one DNA window encodes the following:
- the LOC120016931 gene encoding protein argonaute 1-like — protein sequence MVRKKRTGALSPDQEAGSSDAHSSERPTERSAAPQQGGSGGGGAAYQGGVGGTYQGGGRGLGPQSQQGGRGGYVGSRGRGIPPQQQYSALPEYQGGGRGGPPQQGGRGGPPQQGGRGGPPQLGGRGGPPQQGGRGPRGGFGGGRAGRGGPSPGGPSRTSVPELHQATLAPYVAGPQPSPSEVGSSSRPPESTQAAMTQFEQLSVQEAPSVQAPSAQTIQPVPSSSKSMKFPPRPGKGSTGIRCIVKANHFFAELPDKDLHQYDVTIVPEVTSRVVNRAVMEQLVNLYKESHLGKRLPAYDGRKSLYTAGPLPFISKEFRVPLIDEDEGAGRQRREREFKVVIKLAARADLHHLGLFLQGRQADAPQEALQVLDIVLRELPTTRYCPVGRSFYSPDLGSRRPLGDGLESWRGFYQSIRPTQMGLSLNIDMSSTAFIEPLPVIEFVIKLLNRDGHPRDIMARPLSDSDRVKIKKALRGIKVEVTHRGNMRRKYRISGLTSQATRELTFPVDDRGAMKSVIEYFHETYGFAIQHTNWPCLQVGNQQRPNYLPMEVCKIVEGQRYSKRLNERQITALLKVTCQRPRDRELDILQTVRHNAYDEDPYAKEFGIKISESLAQVEARILPAPRLKYHDTGRERECLPQVGQWNMMNKKMVNGGTVNNWICINFSRQVQENVARDFCYELAQMCGISGMNFNREPVFPPISARPEQVEKVLKTRYHDSVTRLQGRELDLLIVILPDNNGSLYGDLKRICETELGVVSQCCLTKHVFKMSKQYLANVALKINVKVGGRNTVLVDALSRRIPHVSDRPTIIFGADVTHPHPGEDSSPSIAAVVASQDWPEVTKYAGLVCAQAHRQELIQDLFKAWHDPVRGPVSGGMIKEFLISFRRATGQKPQRIIFYRDGVSEGQFYQVLLYELDAIRKACASLEPNYQPPVTFVVVQKRHHTRLFANNHSDRNAVDKSGNILPGTVVDSKICHPTEFDFYLCSHAGIQGTSRPAHYHVLWDENKFSADELQSLTNNLCYTYARCTRSVSIVPPAYYAHLAAFRARFYMEPEMSDSGSMTSSVAAGRGGGGPRATRGPGASAVVRPLPALKENVKRVMFYC from the exons ATGGTGAGGAAGAAGCGTACTGGGGCTCTCAGCCCCGACCAGGAAGCTGGAAGTAGTGATGCCCACAGTTCTGAACGCCCTACTGAAAGGAGTGCTGCACCTCAACAAGGAGgaagtggtggtggaggagcagCATACCAGGGTGGTGTTGGAGGAACGTACCAGGGTGGTGGAAGAGGTTTGGGTCCCCAATCTCAGCAAGGGGGTCGTGGAGGATATGTTGGTAGCCGCGGTCGTGGAATTCCACCGCAGCAACAATATAGTGCCCTCCCTGAATACCAGGGCGGGGGAAGGGGAGGGCCTCCTCAGCAAGGGGGAAGGGGAGGGCCTCCTCAGCAAGGAGGTAGGGGAGGGCCTCCTCAGCTAGGGGGAAGGGGAGGGCCACCTCAGCAAGGGGGTCGTGGACCTCGTGGTGGCTTTGGTGGTGGCCGTGCTGGCCGTGGTGGACCATCTCCTGGTGGCCCATCTAGAACATCAGTACCCGAGCTGCACCAAGCTACCCTGGCTCCTTATGTAGCTGGGCCTCAGCCCAGTCCTTCTGAAGTTGGTTCTTCCTCTAGGCCGCCAGAGTCAACACAAGCTGCAATGACACAGTTTGAGCAGCTTTCTGTGCAAGAAGCACCTTCTGTCCAAGCACCTTCTGCTCAAACAATTCAACCTGTACCTTCTTCGAGCAAATCAATGAAGTTCCCACCTCGGCCGGGCAAGGGTAGCACTGGAATAAGGTGTATAGTCAAGGCAAACCACTTCTTTGCTGAGCTCCCAGACAAGGATCTCCACCAATATGAT GTCACCATTGTGCCTGAAGTTACATCTCGAGTTGTGAACCGTGCTGTGATGGAGCAGCTGGTCAATTTATACAAAGAATCACATCTTGGAAAGCGTCTTCCTGCATATGATGGTCGAAAGAGTTTGTACACAGCAGGTCCACTCCCATTTATATCGAAGGAATTTAGAGTCCCTCTTATTGATGAAGATGAGGGAGCAGGCAGGCAAAG GAGGGAAAGGGAGTTCAAAGTGGTAATCAAATTAGCTGCACGTGCTGATTTGCACCACCTAGGGCTCTTTTTGCAAGGAAGACAAGCAGATGCCCCTCAGGAAGCACTCCAAGTCCTTGATATTGTGCTGCGAGAACTTCCTACAACAAG GTACTGCCCTGTGGGTCGATCTTTTTATTCTCCTGATCTAGGGAGCAGGCGGCCACTAGGTGATGGTTTGGAAAGCTGGCGTGGCTTCTATCAAAGCATTCGCCCCACGCAGATGGGATTGTCACTTAACATTG ATATGTCATCCACCGCATTCATCGAGCCTTTGCCGGTGATTGAGTTTGTGATAAAGCTGCTGAATCGGGACGGACATCCCAGAGATATTATGGCGAGGCCTTTGTCCGATTCTGATCGAGTGAAG ATCAAGAAGGCCCTTCGAGGGATTAAGGTTGAGGTTACGCACCGCGGAAATATGCGCAGAAAATATCGAATTTCGGGTTTAACATCACAAGCCACACGGGAGCTTAC TTTTCCGGTGGATGATAGAGGAGCCATGAAATCGGTTATTGAGTACTTCCATGAGACTTATGGTTTTGCCATTCAGCATACCAATTGGCCTTGTCTACAAGTTGGAAATCAGCAGAGACCTAATTATTTGCCTATGGAG GTCTGCAAGATTGTGGAGGGCCAGCGGTACTCTAAGAGATTGAATGAGCGACAGATCACTGCTTTGCTGAAGGTTACCTGTCAACGTCCTCGTGACAGGGAGCTTGATATTTTGCAG ACGGTTCGTCATAATGCCTACGATGAAGATCCTTATGCAAAGGAATTTGGAATAAAAATCAGTGAGAGTCTTGCTCAAGTTGAAGCTCGCATTTTACCTGCACCCAGA CTCAAGTACCACGATactggaagagagagagaatgccTACCTCAAGTGGGACAATGGAACATGATGAATAAG AAAATGGTGAATGGGGGAACAGTCAACAATTGGATCTGCATAAACTTTTCTCGACAGGTTCAGGAGAATGTGGCTCGTGATTTTTGTTATGAACTTGCACAAATGTGTGGCATTTCTGGCATG AACTTTAATCGAGAGCCCGTATTTCCGCCAATTAGTGCTCGCCCTGAACAGGTCGAGAAGGTTTTGAAAACACGGTATCATGATTCAGTGACAAGACTTCAGGGCAGGGAGCTTGATTTGCTCATTGTGATTCTGCCAGATAACAATGGTTCTCTTTATG GTGATTTGAAGCGAATATGTGAAACAGAACTTGGGGTTGTTTCTCAATGCTGCTTAACAAAACACGTATTTAAGATGAGCAAACAATATTTAGCAAATGTGGCCTTGAAAATAAATGTGAAGGTGGGGGGACGGAATACAGTTCTTGTTGATGCATTGTCAAGGCGTATACCTCACGTCAGCGACCGTCCTACAATCATTTTTGGTGCTGATGTTACCCATCCTCACCCTGGAGAGGATTCAAGCCCATCTATTGCAGCT GTTGTTGCTTCCCAAGATTGGCCGGAGGTGACTAAGTATGCCGGTTTAGTTTGTGCTCAAGCCCATCGTCAAGAGCTTATACAAGACCTTTTTAAAGCGTGGCATGATCCTGTCAGGGGTCCAGTGTCTGGTGGCATGATCAA GGAATTCCTCATATCCTTCCGTAGAGCAACTGGACAGAAACCGCAACGCATCATATTTTACAG GGATGGTGTGAGCGAAGGGCAGTTCTATCAAGTTTTGCTTTATGAACTTGATGCTATTCGCAAG GCATGTGCCTCTCTGGAACCAAACTACCAGCCTCCTGTGACCTTTGTTGTGGTGCAGAAACGTCATCATACACGATTGTTTGCCAATAATCATTCGGATCGCAATGCCGTCGACAAAAGTGGGAATATATTACCTG GCACAGTGGTTGACTCTAAAATATGTCATCCcactgaatttgatttttacttATGCAGCCATGCTGGAATTCAG GGCACTTCTCGACCTGCTCACTACCATGTTCTGTGGGATGAGAACAAATTCAGTGCTGATGAATTGCAATCGCTTACTAATAACCTTTGTTACAC CTATGCCAGGTGCACTCGTTCTGTATCCATCG TCCCCCCTGCATACTATGCGCATCTTGCAGCTTTCAGAGCTCGCTTCTACATGGAACCAGAGATGTCAGACAGTGGTTCTATGACGAGTAGTGTTGCTGCTGGACGTGGAGGTGGTGGCCCGAGGGCCACCCGAGGACCTGGTGCTAGTGCTGTTGTTAGGCCCCTCCCAGCTCTGAAAGAGAACGTGAAGAGGGTTATGTTCTACTGCTGA
- the LOC119980119 gene encoding NAC domain-containing protein 86 isoform X2, giving the protein MAPVGLPPGFRFHPTDEELVNYYLKRKINGQEIELDIIPEIDLYKCEPWELAEKSFLPSRDPEWYFFGPRDRKYPNGFRTNRATRAGYWKSTGKDRKVSSQNRAIGMKKTLVYYRGRAPQGIRTDWVMHEYRLDDKECEDTTGIQDSYALCRVFKKNGICSEIEEQSGQCSSLMMATMIENSPIVTNEYETMSPDIVPVASSSCMEEEDRDDSWMQFITDDAWCSSNTAMGGEEVSPVTFTN; this is encoded by the exons ATGGCACCCGTCGGATTGCCTCCTGGTTTTAGATTCCATCCGACGGACGAGGAGCTTGTGAATTACTATCTCAAGAGGAAGATCAACGGCCAAGAAATTGAGCTTGATATCATCCCTGAAATTGATCTCTACAAATGTGAGCCATGGGAGTTGGCAG AGAAATCGTTCTTGCCAAGTAGAGATCCGGAGTGGTACTTCTTTGGACCCCGGGACCGGAAGTATCCAAACGGGTTCAGGACAAATAGGGCAACTCGAGCTGGATACTGGAAATCTACTGGAAAAGACAGGAAGGTTTCGAGTCAAAATCGAGCCATCGGAATGAAGAAGACATTGGTTTACTACAGAGGCCGAGCTCCTCAGGGGATTAGGACTGATTGGGTGATGCATGAATATCGTCTTGACGACAAGGAGTGTGAAGACACCACTGGCATTCAG GATTCTTACGCATTGTGTCGTGTGTTCAAGAAGAATGGGATTTGTTCTGAAATTGAAGAACAATCTGGCCAATGCAGTAGCTTGATGATGGCGACGATGATCGAGAATTCCCCGATCGTAACAAACGAATACGAGACCATGTCGCCGGATATTGTTCCGGTTGCCTCATCGTCATGTATGGAGGAGGAAGACAGAGATGATTCATGGATGCAGTTCATCACAGATGATGCATGGTGTTCTTCAAACACTGCTATGGGTGGAGAAGAAGTTTCTCCTGTGACTTTCACAAACTAA
- the LOC120016732 gene encoding uncharacterized protein LOC120016732 yields the protein MVHLSPAYNHSGSDDGFCPKRITQGLIISVASILALCKKHAVQASTKLKPKPGLARQPKRLLNQISNKTMSLMHHRKRKGHDRGLDIVAPDDFGDGGLWQREILMGDRCRPLDFSGVIYYDNTGKPLEEFTPRSQRASPLPAYLTRMK from the coding sequence ATGGTCCATCTATCACCAGCATATAATCACTCCGGTAGCGACGACGGCTTCTGCCCAAAGCGGATCACGCAGGGCTTGATTATCTCCGTAGCATCTATTCTAGCTTTGTGCAAGAAACACGCCGTCCAGGCCTCGACCAAACTGAAGCCGAAACCAGGGCTAGCGCGCCAGCCGAAGCGGCTATTGAATCAGATAAGCAACAAGACCATGAGTCTCATGCACCACAGGAAAAGGAAGGGTCATGATCGAGGGTTGGACATAGTGGCGCCCGATGATTTCGGAGACGGTGGGCTCTGGCAGAGGGAGATCCTGATGGGGGACAGGTGTCGGCCGTTGGATTTCTCGGGTGTAATTTATTATGATAATACCGGGAAGCCACTTGAAGAGTTTACTCCCCGATCACAGCGGGCGAGTCCGTTACCAGCGTACCTAACGCGCATGAAGTGA
- the LOC119980119 gene encoding NAC domain-containing protein 86 isoform X1, which translates to MAPVGLPPGFRFHPTDEELVNYYLKRKINGQEIELDIIPEIDLYKCEPWELAEKSFLPSRDPEWYFFGPRDRKYPNGFRTNRATRAGYWKSTGKDRKVSSQNRAIGMKKTLVYYRGRAPQGIRTDWVMHEYRLDDKECEDTTGIQVDSYALCRVFKKNGICSEIEEQSGQCSSLMMATMIENSPIVTNEYETMSPDIVPVASSSCMEEEDRDDSWMQFITDDAWCSSNTAMGGEEVSPVTFTN; encoded by the exons ATGGCACCCGTCGGATTGCCTCCTGGTTTTAGATTCCATCCGACGGACGAGGAGCTTGTGAATTACTATCTCAAGAGGAAGATCAACGGCCAAGAAATTGAGCTTGATATCATCCCTGAAATTGATCTCTACAAATGTGAGCCATGGGAGTTGGCAG AGAAATCGTTCTTGCCAAGTAGAGATCCGGAGTGGTACTTCTTTGGACCCCGGGACCGGAAGTATCCAAACGGGTTCAGGACAAATAGGGCAACTCGAGCTGGATACTGGAAATCTACTGGAAAAGACAGGAAGGTTTCGAGTCAAAATCGAGCCATCGGAATGAAGAAGACATTGGTTTACTACAGAGGCCGAGCTCCTCAGGGGATTAGGACTGATTGGGTGATGCATGAATATCGTCTTGACGACAAGGAGTGTGAAGACACCACTGGCATTCAGGTA GATTCTTACGCATTGTGTCGTGTGTTCAAGAAGAATGGGATTTGTTCTGAAATTGAAGAACAATCTGGCCAATGCAGTAGCTTGATGATGGCGACGATGATCGAGAATTCCCCGATCGTAACAAACGAATACGAGACCATGTCGCCGGATATTGTTCCGGTTGCCTCATCGTCATGTATGGAGGAGGAAGACAGAGATGATTCATGGATGCAGTTCATCACAGATGATGCATGGTGTTCTTCAAACACTGCTATGGGTGGAGAAGAAGTTTCTCCTGTGACTTTCACAAACTAA